From Thalassoglobus sp. JC818, the proteins below share one genomic window:
- a CDS encoding AMP-binding protein — translation MVDPFPESWSRSQIENNQSERLRALVKLVSETNPFWKERWKRAGFDPSSFSGLEDLSRIPLLTKQELVDDQNSNLPYGRNLTFPVTDYSRLHQTSGTTGKPMRWLDTPESWNWFMECWSQIYRLIGVTSEDVFAFPFSFGPFIGFWAAFEGAQRLGNLSLTMGGMTSEARLNMILELEATVICCTPTYALRLTEVAEARQLPISESSVRLIVVAGEPGGAIPAIRNRISSAWNARVIDHWGMTDIGSLGIEPIDRPGQLVILESECIAEILDPETLNPVEPGELGELILTNLGRTGQPVIRYRTGDLVKQCKEVPESGCQFLSLDGGILGRADDMVTIRGNNVFPSSLDAILREIPGVAEYMIRVVTHRSMPHMKVEIEPVVEQADEGSVRKLTTLVQQRIKDRLNFQAEVVPVGVNELPRFELKGRRFHRES, via the coding sequence ATGGTTGACCCATTTCCGGAATCCTGGTCGCGCTCGCAAATTGAGAACAACCAGTCGGAGCGTCTGCGTGCATTGGTGAAGTTGGTTTCCGAGACGAACCCGTTTTGGAAAGAGCGTTGGAAACGTGCTGGCTTTGACCCCTCTTCATTTTCCGGGCTGGAAGATCTCTCGCGGATTCCGCTGCTGACCAAGCAGGAGTTGGTCGACGATCAAAACAGTAACCTCCCTTACGGTCGCAATCTGACTTTTCCAGTCACCGACTACTCGCGATTGCATCAGACCTCCGGAACAACTGGCAAGCCGATGCGCTGGCTCGACACGCCGGAGAGTTGGAACTGGTTCATGGAGTGTTGGTCGCAAATCTATCGATTGATCGGTGTCACTTCCGAAGATGTCTTTGCGTTTCCGTTTTCGTTTGGTCCATTCATCGGGTTCTGGGCAGCGTTTGAAGGTGCGCAGCGGCTGGGAAATCTCTCGCTGACAATGGGAGGGATGACCAGTGAAGCCCGGCTGAACATGATTCTCGAATTGGAAGCGACAGTCATTTGTTGTACGCCGACGTACGCACTGCGGTTGACCGAAGTCGCTGAGGCGCGGCAGCTTCCGATTTCCGAATCTTCGGTTCGATTGATCGTTGTGGCTGGCGAACCGGGCGGGGCGATTCCAGCGATTCGCAACCGAATTTCATCAGCATGGAATGCCCGCGTCATCGATCACTGGGGAATGACAGACATCGGTTCACTCGGAATTGAACCGATTGATCGTCCCGGCCAACTTGTGATCCTCGAAAGCGAATGCATCGCTGAGATACTCGATCCGGAAACGCTCAATCCCGTGGAGCCTGGGGAACTGGGCGAACTCATTCTCACGAATCTGGGCCGCACAGGGCAGCCGGTCATTCGTTATCGAACCGGGGACCTCGTGAAACAGTGCAAAGAAGTCCCCGAAAGTGGATGCCAATTCCTTTCTCTCGACGGAGGAATTCTCGGCCGGGCTGACGACATGGTGACGATTCGTGGAAACAATGTCTTTCCGTCGAGTCTGGATGCCATTCTTCGTGAGATCCCCGGTGTCGCTGAGTACATGATCCGCGTCGTGACCCACCGATCGATGCCACATATGAAGGTCGAAATTGAACCCGTTGTTGAACAAGCTGACGAGGGCTCTGTTCGCAAACTCACGACACTCGTTCAGCAGCGGATCAAGGATCGCCTCAATTTTCAGGCCGAAGTCGTTCCAGTCGGTGTTAACGAACTGCCGCGGTTCGAACTCAAAGGGCGTCGATTTCACCGGGAGAGTTAG
- a CDS encoding beta-ketoacyl-[acyl-carrier-protein] synthase family protein, producing MMAGKKTPGVVITGVGVVSPVGIGNERFWSNLVAGRSGIGLLRSVPSESLPCKLAAEIHDFDPLEYVYQKKFLKVMSRDIQLGVSAASLAMKDAGLGNGQMDPERLGVEFGAGHISFTPDELAEAARDFGDPTNRKGYTRWGEDSLGKIAPLWMLRQLPNMPACHVAIEHEAAGPNNTITSADSSMILALQEAVRCINRGHADAMIVGACSSNIHPVDIARISLYDNLSRQVDPETACRPFDLDRDGTIVGEGAGVVVVERYSHAIARGADVYCEVLGVGAGCDGRGYENGSGGRGLSNAMTAALKRSEISPSEIGHINAHGKSTLRDDFVEAKAYHRTLGDEGGRIPVTALKSYFGNFEAGSGAVELVGSILAMKHGEVPATLNYKHPDPNCRLNVVREPQRLRSSVAMSVNRTSMGQSAAAILRAV from the coding sequence ATGATGGCTGGCAAGAAAACACCTGGCGTCGTCATTACCGGCGTCGGTGTCGTTTCACCGGTCGGTATTGGAAATGAACGGTTCTGGAGCAATCTAGTAGCCGGGCGTTCAGGTATTGGTCTATTGCGATCGGTTCCCTCTGAGAGCCTTCCGTGCAAGCTCGCTGCTGAAATTCACGATTTTGACCCGCTCGAATATGTCTATCAGAAGAAATTTCTGAAAGTCATGTCACGGGACATTCAGCTGGGCGTTTCCGCTGCATCTTTGGCAATGAAAGACGCCGGGCTGGGCAACGGACAAATGGATCCCGAGCGCCTCGGAGTTGAATTCGGGGCCGGGCATATCTCATTCACGCCAGACGAATTGGCTGAAGCCGCTCGCGACTTTGGAGATCCCACCAATCGCAAAGGGTACACCCGCTGGGGTGAAGACTCGCTCGGAAAAATCGCGCCACTTTGGATGCTGCGACAACTTCCGAACATGCCTGCCTGCCATGTTGCCATCGAGCACGAAGCAGCTGGACCGAACAATACGATCACAAGTGCAGATTCTTCGATGATTCTCGCACTTCAAGAAGCTGTGCGTTGTATCAATCGTGGTCATGCTGACGCGATGATCGTCGGAGCTTGCAGCTCGAATATTCATCCGGTGGATATCGCACGAATCAGCCTGTATGACAATTTGTCTCGACAGGTCGATCCCGAAACCGCTTGCCGCCCATTCGATCTCGATCGAGATGGAACAATTGTCGGTGAAGGGGCTGGAGTTGTCGTCGTGGAACGATACAGCCACGCGATTGCTCGCGGAGCCGACGTCTATTGTGAAGTTCTTGGTGTCGGGGCTGGCTGTGACGGTCGCGGATACGAAAACGGATCAGGTGGACGTGGCTTAAGTAACGCAATGACCGCTGCTTTGAAGCGATCTGAGATTTCACCAAGTGAGATCGGTCACATCAACGCACACGGCAAAAGCACGCTTCGAGACGATTTTGTCGAAGCCAAAGCCTATCACCGAACTCTGGGTGATGAGGGTGGTCGAATTCCTGTCACTGCTTTGAAGAGTTACTTCGGAAACTTCGAAGCGGGTTCGGGAGCAGTCGAACTCGTCGGCAGTATTCTCGCCATGAAGCACGGCGAAGTGCCTGCGACTCTCAACTACAAGCATCCAGATCCGAACTGCCGATTGAATGTCGTGCGGGAGCCGCAACGCCTCCGCTCTTCTGTCGCCATGAGTGTGAATCGCACTTCAATGGGACAAAGTGCAGCAGCCATTCTGCGAGCAGTTTAA
- a CDS encoding DUF1501 domain-containing protein: MNNNLLHVNLNAGGDITRRNLLRLAGGGFASLAGAGFLKSLGVNAEELKRQGRSCIMVFLNGAPSQMETWDPKPGHENGGPTKTIQTAQPGVEFAEYWPKLAKLAGEFSVIRSMKGKEAAHERGRFHLRTGHRLLGPTRFPHFGSLVAHKLGDPESDIPNFVSLGNTVSSGFLGVEVAPFIVDQAGQLPANVKAMQTGPRQQRRMELLSLQDQDLGTSGAKRIAHEHQELYRKASKLMTSSRLNAFTLAGESDKTKQSYGNHAFGKSCLVARRLVESGVPFVEVQRGGWDMHQSLWQNIPKTAGEVDQGVSALWEDLRDRGLLEKTLVVCLGEFGRTPKINQKTPAVGRDHWAKNFNLLIGGSSIRGGVCVGQTSPDGLDITDRPVSVEDLFATLCTAMDMDPYEELITPEGRPLQIVSEGFEVSEILS, translated from the coding sequence ATGAATAACAACCTGTTGCACGTCAATCTGAATGCCGGTGGCGACATCACACGCCGAAACCTGCTCCGCCTCGCTGGGGGCGGCTTTGCATCTCTCGCAGGCGCCGGATTCTTAAAGTCGCTTGGAGTTAATGCCGAGGAACTCAAACGTCAGGGACGGTCATGCATCATGGTCTTTCTGAACGGTGCCCCCAGTCAGATGGAGACATGGGACCCGAAGCCCGGTCATGAGAATGGTGGACCGACTAAGACGATTCAAACAGCCCAGCCGGGAGTTGAATTCGCGGAATACTGGCCGAAGCTCGCAAAGTTGGCGGGAGAGTTTTCCGTCATTCGAAGCATGAAAGGTAAAGAAGCCGCCCACGAACGTGGTCGTTTTCACCTGCGTACCGGTCATCGCTTGCTCGGACCGACTCGTTTCCCCCACTTTGGTTCTCTGGTGGCTCACAAACTCGGCGACCCGGAATCCGACATTCCGAACTTTGTGAGTCTGGGGAATACCGTCAGCTCCGGATTCTTAGGAGTGGAAGTCGCTCCGTTCATCGTGGATCAGGCAGGGCAACTTCCCGCGAATGTGAAGGCCATGCAGACCGGACCAAGGCAACAGCGACGAATGGAATTGCTATCGCTTCAAGATCAGGATCTCGGAACTTCCGGAGCGAAGCGTATTGCGCATGAACATCAGGAGTTGTACCGCAAAGCATCGAAGCTGATGACGTCATCCCGGCTAAACGCATTCACATTGGCAGGAGAGTCGGACAAAACAAAGCAGTCTTACGGAAATCACGCCTTCGGAAAAAGTTGTCTTGTGGCTCGTCGATTGGTTGAATCGGGTGTTCCATTTGTGGAAGTTCAGCGAGGTGGTTGGGACATGCACCAGAGTCTTTGGCAGAATATTCCAAAGACAGCAGGAGAAGTTGACCAAGGGGTGTCGGCGCTTTGGGAAGACCTGAGAGACCGTGGGCTTTTGGAGAAGACACTGGTCGTTTGCCTCGGCGAATTTGGCCGGACTCCCAAAATCAATCAGAAGACTCCAGCTGTCGGTCGCGACCACTGGGCAAAGAACTTCAATCTTTTGATTGGTGGTTCATCAATTCGCGGAGGCGTGTGTGTTGGTCAAACCAGCCCGGATGGCCTCGACATCACTGACCGTCCCGTCAGCGTCGAAGATCTGTTCGCGACGCTGTGTACGGCGATGGACATGGATCCGTATGAAGAGCTGATTACCCCCGAAGGTCGACCGCTCCAGATCGTCAGCGAGGGATTCGAAGTCTCGGAAATCCTTTCATAG
- a CDS encoding DUF1549 domain-containing protein, whose amino-acid sequence MHERFRRLRRRLICYLACLSGVLLLASQCVEAAPPRKKKANPANRLPALKESEDKLKFLEQIRSSFPTVRSRRTSTYGSSDLDEQLEKYISRETRTPLAPIVDDATFVRRVYLDVAGRFPTSDEIQQFVSSSAPDKRSVLIDELLETEEFARKLARYWRTVVFSESNANRNSVNPQAFEDWLFEEFDADSGWDRMVGEMVSATPQRKKDTKPQDNGWHQDHGPNNFVLANERKPELIASATARLFMGISIGCAECHDHPFDKWKREQFHEMAAFFSPGRYYMTDQYDPTKKSVVEAKFLLGEKPPKVLKPDQRRVAGAAYLIYNPDNYWFARAFVNRVWNELLGDGFYSVDSLGPDKEVMHQLVVNRLAASFRYEEFKPKWLYRTILNSRAYQRETRTVERPEDLFTAVRPARLRPYEISDNVEQLVGENKGLSNAINRTFEQDPSIPQRDLEGSIQQALLMMNNGTLNNKLINSPLKKQLMKIQDSKALVTEAFVSILAREPTDEELSRYQEYLKASNKRNEAVDDILWVLVNSSEFITKR is encoded by the coding sequence ATGCACGAACGCTTTCGACGACTTCGACGACGACTCATTTGCTACTTGGCGTGTTTGTCGGGAGTTCTGCTACTGGCCAGTCAGTGCGTCGAAGCGGCCCCTCCTCGAAAAAAGAAGGCCAACCCGGCAAACCGGTTGCCCGCCCTCAAAGAGTCAGAGGACAAGCTGAAATTTCTGGAACAGATCCGCTCCAGTTTTCCGACGGTCAGAAGCCGACGGACCTCAACATATGGTTCCTCTGATCTCGATGAACAGCTTGAGAAATACATCTCTCGAGAAACGAGAACGCCACTTGCACCGATCGTCGACGATGCGACTTTCGTGCGACGTGTTTACCTCGACGTCGCTGGACGATTTCCGACTTCTGACGAAATACAACAATTCGTTTCGAGCTCTGCACCGGACAAACGTTCGGTTCTCATTGATGAACTTCTTGAGACCGAAGAGTTTGCCCGCAAGTTGGCCCGGTACTGGCGAACGGTCGTCTTCTCCGAATCAAACGCGAATCGCAATTCCGTCAATCCTCAGGCATTTGAAGACTGGCTGTTCGAAGAGTTTGATGCCGATTCCGGTTGGGATCGGATGGTGGGCGAGATGGTCTCCGCGACCCCGCAACGTAAGAAAGATACGAAGCCCCAAGACAATGGCTGGCATCAGGATCACGGACCCAACAATTTCGTGCTTGCGAATGAGCGGAAGCCGGAGTTGATTGCCTCTGCGACGGCGAGGTTGTTTATGGGAATCAGCATCGGCTGCGCTGAGTGTCACGATCATCCTTTCGACAAGTGGAAGCGAGAGCAATTCCATGAGATGGCAGCGTTCTTTTCCCCCGGTCGGTACTACATGACCGACCAGTACGATCCCACGAAAAAGTCTGTCGTCGAAGCGAAGTTTCTTCTCGGTGAGAAGCCACCGAAAGTGCTGAAGCCGGATCAACGTCGCGTCGCGGGAGCTGCGTATCTCATCTATAACCCGGACAACTACTGGTTCGCACGAGCGTTCGTGAACCGCGTCTGGAACGAATTGCTAGGCGACGGGTTTTACTCCGTGGACAGCCTGGGGCCGGACAAAGAGGTGATGCATCAACTGGTGGTGAACCGCTTGGCTGCGTCATTCCGGTACGAAGAGTTCAAGCCGAAATGGCTCTATCGAACCATTCTCAACTCACGAGCGTATCAGCGTGAGACACGCACGGTTGAACGCCCAGAGGACTTGTTCACAGCGGTCCGTCCGGCACGGCTGAGGCCCTATGAAATCTCAGACAACGTGGAACAACTCGTGGGAGAAAACAAAGGGCTTTCGAATGCGATCAATCGTACGTTTGAACAAGACCCGTCCATTCCCCAGCGTGACCTGGAAGGCAGCATTCAGCAGGCTCTCCTGATGATGAACAACGGGACGCTGAACAACAAACTCATCAACAGCCCTCTCAAAAAGCAGTTGATGAAAATTCAAGACTCGAAAGCGCTGGTGACCGAGGCCTTCGTGAGCATCCTTGCTCGTGAGCCGACCGATGAGGAACTGTCTCGGTATCAGGAGTACCTCAAGGCTTCCAATAAGCGAAACGAAGCGGTCGATGACATTCTGTGGGTGCTTGTGAACTCTTCAGAATTCATCACGAAACGCTGA